One stretch of Zingiber officinale cultivar Zhangliang chromosome 6B, Zo_v1.1, whole genome shotgun sequence DNA includes these proteins:
- the LOC121990266 gene encoding peroxiredoxin-2C-like, translating into MASIAVGDVLPDGELAWFDESDQLHMIPVHLLAAGKKVVLFGVPGAFTPICSMKHAPGFIESAEELKSKGVDEILLIGVNDPFVMRAWAKWYPENKHVKFLADGSGTYTHALGLELDLSDLGLGVRSRRFALLIDNLVVTVANIEEGREITISGAEDILKVL; encoded by the exons ATGGCTTCGATCGCCGTCGGCGATGTCCTCCCGGATGGAGAATTGGCTTGGTTCGATGAGAGCGACCAATTGCATATGATCCCCGTACACTTGCTTGCCGCCGGCAAGAAGGTCGTCCTCTTCGGAGTCCCCGGAGCTTTCACACCTATTTGCAG CATGAAACATGCCCCTGGTTTCATTGAGAGTGCGGAGGAACTCAAATCCAAAGGCGTTGACGAGATCCTCCTCATCGGCG TTAATGATCCATTTGTGATGAGGGCATGGGCTAAGTGGTATCCTGAGAACAAGCATGTGAAATTCCTAGCTGATGGTTCTGGCACTTACACTCACGCCCTTGGGCTGGAATTGGATCTCTCTGATCTGGGTCTGGGTGTTCGATCGCGAAGGTTTGCTCTCCTTATCGATAACCTAGTGGTGACAGTTGCGAACATTGAAGAAGGGCGAGAAATCACTATATCCGGTGCGGAAGATATCCTAAAGGTCCTCTAG